One genomic region from Vallitalea longa encodes:
- a CDS encoding TIGR04086 family membrane protein — translation MGRTSRISKKPDMNTQKIIVNMLKAILIGYILTILCVLLLSFIVYKFDLSNSQINIARILIIILATIVMGLLIGKSIRKTKWMYGAVAGVIYFIIFVVASIIINKNSGISSDIVSLFFMCVGGSTLGGMLG, via the coding sequence ATGGGAAGAACATCTAGAATATCTAAAAAACCAGACATGAACACACAAAAAATAATAGTAAATATGCTTAAAGCTATTTTGATCGGGTACATATTAACTATTTTATGTGTATTGCTTCTTTCATTCATCGTATATAAGTTTGACCTAAGTAATAGTCAGATCAATATCGCAAGAATATTGATTATAATATTAGCAACTATAGTAATGGGATTATTAATAGGTAAAAGTATACGTAAAACAAAATGGATGTATGGTGCTGTGGCTGGAGTAATATATTTTATAATATTTGTTGTTGCATCTATTATAATTAATAAAAATAGTGGGATTTCAAGTGATATAGTAAGTTTATTCTTCATGTGTGTCGGAGGTAGTACCCTTGGAGGAATGTTGGGATAG
- a CDS encoding PHP domain-containing protein: protein MIKYIDLHVHTTASDGTYSSKELIEYASEKHLSAVAITDHDCITGIKEAKKYGQIYDVEVISGIEFSTRYKNTEIHILGLYIDENSDIFLNGLDDIVNTRDERNYEIIKKLNKHGLDISMDDVINTADSCIYTRAHIAKALFQKGYVSSMREAFTKYIGNDCSCYVPREKVTPQLAIKLILECGGIPVLAHPTLYNMDLRQLDVLINELSQIGLMGIEGLYSLYTKSEEKYLKDFANKYNLIITGGSDFHGSNKPDIDLGVGRGNLKIPYEILEIIKSRKNKY from the coding sequence TTGATTAAATATATAGATTTACATGTTCACACCACTGCTTCTGATGGTACTTACTCATCAAAAGAATTAATTGAGTATGCCTCTGAAAAACATCTATCGGCAGTTGCTATAACAGATCATGATTGTATTACAGGTATAAAGGAAGCTAAAAAATACGGACAAATCTATGATGTAGAAGTTATCAGTGGAATAGAATTCTCTACACGGTATAAAAATACTGAAATTCATATATTGGGTCTGTATATAGATGAAAATAGCGATATATTTTTAAATGGATTAGATGATATTGTTAATACTAGAGACGAACGAAATTATGAAATAATAAAAAAATTAAACAAACACGGATTGGATATTTCAATGGATGATGTTATTAATACAGCTGATTCCTGTATATACACAAGAGCTCATATTGCAAAAGCACTATTTCAAAAAGGTTATGTTTCATCTATGAGAGAAGCCTTCACTAAATATATTGGAAACGATTGTTCCTGCTATGTACCTAGAGAAAAAGTCACACCGCAATTAGCCATTAAATTAATTCTTGAATGTGGAGGGATACCGGTACTAGCTCATCCTACATTATATAATATGGATTTAAGACAACTGGATGTCCTAATAAACGAATTATCACAGATAGGTCTTATGGGAATTGAAGGTCTATATTCCCTATATACTAAATCTGAAGAAAAATACTTAAAAGATTTTGCCAATAAATATAATCTTATTATTACTGGAGGTTCTGATTTCCATGGAAGTAATAAACCTGATATCGATTTAGGTGTTGGAAGAGGGAATTTAAAAATTCCATATGAAATACTTGAAATAATTAAATCAAGGAAAAATAAATATTAG
- the yajC gene encoding preprotein translocase subunit YajC: MSNLLVLAATTGGEASATGSLAAMLIPMVILFGFMYLMLIRPQKKRQREVDQMQSSISIGDFVMTNGGFYGKVVDSVNNVLIVELGTNKSVRVPIERNAVAAIKEPDLTINRDDLIETKSEDKKEDKKED; the protein is encoded by the coding sequence ATGTCTAATTTATTAGTTTTAGCAGCTACAACTGGTGGAGAAGCATCAGCTACAGGTAGTTTAGCGGCTATGTTAATACCAATGGTAATTCTATTTGGATTTATGTATCTAATGCTTATAAGACCACAAAAGAAGAGACAGCGAGAAGTTGATCAGATGCAATCAAGTATTAGCATTGGGGATTTCGTTATGACTAATGGTGGTTTTTATGGTAAAGTTGTAGACTCTGTTAATAATGTTCTTATTGTTGAACTTGGTACTAACAAAAGTGTTAGAGTTCCTATTGAAAGAAATGCAGTTGCTGCAATCAAAGAACCAGATTTAACAATTAATAGAGATGACTTAATTGAAACTAAATCAGAAGATAAGAAAGAAGATAAAAAAGAAGATTAA
- the tgt gene encoding tRNA guanosine(34) transglycosylase Tgt produces the protein MYKLLNVDGRAKRAQVHTVHGIVETPVFMNVGTAGAIKGAVSSMDLKEIKCQVELSNTYHLHVRPGDEVIKQLGGLHKFMVWDRPILTDSGGFQVFSLSGLRKIKEEGVYFSSHVDGRKIFMGPEESMQIQSNIASTIAMAFDECAPYPATREYMQNSVDRTTRWLKRCKSEMKRLNSLEDTINKKQMLFGINQGGTYADIRIEHAKVISELDLDGYAVGGLAVGESHDEMYRILDEAVPYLPQDKPTYLMGVGTPINILESVERGVDFFDCVYPARNGRHGHVYTNFGKHNLWNAKFKLDDRPIEEGCQCPTCKHYSRAYIRHLLKAKEMLGMRLCVLHNLYFYNTLMEEIRDAIDKNQYKEYKNSKIENMLQ, from the coding sequence ATGTATAAATTATTAAATGTAGATGGAAGAGCAAAAAGAGCTCAAGTACACACAGTACACGGTATTGTCGAGACACCAGTATTTATGAATGTAGGTACAGCAGGAGCTATTAAAGGTGCTGTTTCAAGTATGGATCTAAAGGAAATCAAGTGTCAGGTTGAATTATCTAATACTTATCATCTCCATGTTAGACCTGGAGACGAAGTAATAAAGCAATTGGGTGGACTACACAAATTTATGGTTTGGGATAGACCTATTCTTACTGATTCAGGAGGATTTCAGGTATTTTCCTTATCTGGACTTAGGAAAATTAAAGAAGAGGGTGTATATTTTTCTTCTCATGTGGATGGACGTAAAATTTTTATGGGACCTGAGGAAAGTATGCAGATTCAATCGAATATAGCTTCCACTATAGCAATGGCATTTGATGAATGCGCACCTTATCCTGCAACTAGGGAGTATATGCAAAATTCAGTTGATAGAACGACTAGGTGGTTAAAAAGATGTAAGTCTGAAATGAAAAGACTGAATTCGTTAGAAGATACTATCAATAAAAAGCAAATGCTCTTTGGAATCAATCAAGGAGGAACTTATGCAGATATCCGAATAGAACATGCTAAGGTTATATCTGAGTTAGACCTTGATGGTTATGCAGTAGGTGGACTAGCAGTAGGAGAGTCTCATGATGAGATGTATAGGATATTAGATGAAGCTGTACCATATCTTCCACAAGATAAGCCGACTTATTTGATGGGAGTTGGGACACCTATTAATATATTGGAATCAGTTGAGCGTGGGGTTGACTTTTTTGATTGCGTATATCCTGCCAGAAATGGAAGACATGGGCATGTATATACTAATTTCGGTAAACATAATCTTTGGAATGCAAAATTTAAATTAGATGATAGACCTATAGAAGAAGGGTGTCAATGCCCTACATGTAAGCACTACAGTAGGGCTTATATAAGGCATTTGTTAAAAGCTAAAGAAATGTTGGGTATGCGTTTATGTGTTCTTCATAATTTGTATTTCTATAATACACTTATGGAAGAAATAAGAGATGCAATAGACAAAAATCAATATAAAGAATATAAAAATAGTAAAATAGAAAATATGTTACAATGA
- a CDS encoding EAL domain-containing protein, with product MEISDNFYYALINNMFSGYAYHKIITDSNGNPIDYEFIDINDAYCKLLGYKREDIIGKRITEIIPDITQESFDWIYFFSNIALGGSNNSTIQYFKKYNKWFQVNAFSNKYGYFVEIFTDITETKEKELLLKQKNEELMELYEEIASSEEELRQHNEELTKVYEEIAASEEELKQQNEHISGLYEEIVASEENLNEQNLLLQKSNNIIKEKEQIYRLISEASNDGIWYWNMKDGKRNIAYDWYSDLGIPLDLFCDINSWYSIIHPDDVNIAKKSFDNCIKGLTKNYECTYRIRTINGNYKWFISRGKTLTDVNGKPYLMAGAHIDITNRKIREDKIKYLAYYDTLTGLPNRAYLMEKVSEYIDCSNNNIALIVMDIDDFKSVNDSVGFSVGDMILKQVGHRLKKAIVDQDFIARLSGDEFAIILNGFDNNEEIIKRANLVKNCFDEPFIVDKIIHQLSISLGIAVSPYDGIDSKELIKNADTAMYKVKNMSKNSISFFTQEMKEEFLTRINVEKQLKTALLNKEFKLYYQPQFDMKTGKIRGFEALLRWINKDLGLVSPMIFIPIAEEIGIINDIGEWVLKEACRQYKEWNINNSFRGIISVNISPIQLKTNNFYNTVSDVLEETGIESGCLELEITENLFIDALEPAKILLNKLIELGVRISLDDFGTGYSSLSYLKSLPIDTLKIDKSFIKNTTYTGVEREITRSVIELVRKIGLETIAEGVENDKQLNFLYKSFCDNIQGFLTGKPMPPEQVVKIIEQGKVDLSKYIDD from the coding sequence ATGGAGATATCGGATAATTTTTATTACGCCTTAATTAACAATATGTTTAGTGGATATGCATATCATAAGATAATAACTGATTCAAATGGGAATCCTATTGATTATGAATTCATTGATATTAATGATGCTTATTGTAAATTATTGGGTTATAAAAGAGAGGATATTATTGGAAAAAGAATAACAGAAATTATTCCTGATATTACACAAGAATCATTTGATTGGATATATTTTTTTAGTAATATAGCTCTAGGTGGTAGTAATAATTCTACTATACAATATTTCAAAAAATATAATAAATGGTTTCAAGTTAATGCTTTCAGCAACAAGTATGGATATTTTGTTGAAATTTTTACTGATATAACTGAAACAAAAGAAAAGGAATTGCTTCTAAAGCAAAAAAACGAAGAGCTAATGGAATTGTATGAAGAGATTGCATCTTCTGAAGAAGAATTGAGACAACACAATGAAGAGCTGACAAAGGTTTATGAAGAAATTGCTGCCTCAGAAGAAGAACTTAAACAACAAAATGAACATATAAGTGGGTTATATGAAGAAATAGTTGCATCAGAAGAAAATTTAAATGAACAAAATCTTTTATTGCAAAAAAGCAATAACATCATAAAAGAAAAGGAACAGATATATCGATTGATTTCTGAAGCATCCAATGATGGAATATGGTATTGGAATATGAAAGATGGAAAACGGAATATAGCGTATGATTGGTATAGTGATTTGGGTATTCCGTTAGATCTGTTTTGTGATATCAATAGCTGGTATAGCATTATACACCCTGATGATGTAAATATTGCTAAAAAAAGTTTTGACAACTGTATTAAAGGCTTAACGAAAAATTATGAGTGTACTTATAGGATACGTACAATTAACGGTAATTATAAGTGGTTCATTTCTAGAGGGAAAACGTTAACTGACGTTAATGGAAAGCCTTATTTGATGGCTGGTGCTCATATTGATATAACTAATAGGAAAATTAGGGAAGATAAAATTAAGTATCTGGCATATTATGATACACTTACAGGATTACCTAATAGAGCTTACTTAATGGAGAAAGTTAGTGAATATATTGATTGCAGTAACAATAATATTGCGTTAATAGTGATGGATATAGATGATTTTAAAAGTGTTAATGACAGTGTAGGATTTTCCGTTGGAGACATGATTCTTAAACAAGTAGGGCATAGATTAAAAAAAGCTATTGTTGACCAGGATTTCATAGCTAGACTAAGTGGTGATGAATTCGCTATAATTTTAAATGGGTTCGATAATAATGAAGAAATTATCAAAAGAGCTAATTTAGTGAAAAATTGTTTTGATGAGCCTTTTATAGTTGATAAGATTATTCATCAATTAAGTATTAGTTTAGGAATTGCGGTTTCACCTTACGATGGAATTGATTCAAAAGAATTAATAAAAAATGCTGATACAGCAATGTATAAAGTTAAAAATATGAGTAAGAATAGTATATCGTTTTTTACCCAAGAAATGAAAGAAGAATTTTTAACACGAATCAATGTAGAGAAACAATTAAAAACGGCTTTACTAAATAAAGAATTCAAATTATATTATCAACCTCAATTTGATATGAAAACAGGTAAGATTAGAGGTTTTGAAGCCTTGTTAAGATGGATTAATAAAGATCTTGGTTTAGTAAGTCCTATGATATTTATTCCTATAGCTGAAGAGATTGGAATAATTAATGATATAGGTGAATGGGTATTGAAAGAAGCATGTAGACAATATAAAGAATGGAATATCAATAATTCATTTAGAGGTATCATATCTGTTAACATCTCACCTATTCAATTGAAGACTAATAATTTCTATAATACTGTTTCAGATGTTTTAGAAGAAACAGGTATAGAATCAGGTTGTTTAGAATTAGAAATTACTGAAAATTTGTTTATTGATGCTTTAGAGCCAGCAAAAATATTATTAAATAAATTAATAGAACTAGGGGTTAGAATATCTCTAGACGATTTTGGAACAGGCTATTCGTCATTAAGTTATTTGAAATCATTACCTATCGATACATTAAAGATTGATAAGTCTTTTATCAAGAATACTACATATACGGGAGTGGAAAGAGAAATAACCAGGTCTGTAATTGAATTAGTCAGAAAAATAGGTCTGGAAACTATTGCAGAAGGTGTGGAGAATGACAAACAACTTAATTTCTTATATAAATCTTTTTGTGACAATATCCAAGGATTTTTAACTGGAAAACCTATGCCTCCTGAACAAGTAGTAAAAATAATTGAACAAGGGAAAGTGGATTTGTCAAAATACATAGATGATTAA
- the aroC gene encoding chorismate synthase produces the protein MSTGSNYGKSFTISTWGESHGEAVGVVIDGCPAGLDLSSEDVQIELNKRKPGKSIFSTPRKEDDKAHIISGVFEGKTTGTPISIIVYNNNQKSKDYSEIATYYRPGHADLTYDMKYGFRDYRGGGRSSGRETIGRVAGGAIAKKILSEINIKLTTYARTIGNISIDDNNFNENEIWNNDLCLPDKNRVEKVEKHLLDLIKNGNSCGGIIECKINNIPSGLGEPVFDRLDAELAKSVMSIGSIKGVEIGNGFTAASLTGLENNDFYNYSDDRLIKETNNAGGILGGISDGSQVILRAAVKPTPSIKSTQRTVNKDKNNIDINIKGRHDPIIVPRAVIVVESMVAITLVDMLFRNMNSKMDNIKKLYLD, from the coding sequence ATGTCAACAGGTTCAAACTACGGAAAATCATTTACAATATCAACTTGGGGAGAATCCCATGGAGAAGCAGTTGGAGTAGTAATAGATGGATGTCCAGCTGGTCTTGATTTATCTAGCGAAGATGTTCAAATAGAACTTAATAAAAGAAAACCTGGTAAATCCATTTTCTCAACACCTAGAAAAGAAGATGATAAAGCACATATAATTTCTGGTGTTTTTGAAGGAAAGACTACAGGTACTCCTATATCAATAATTGTATATAATAACAATCAAAAATCGAAAGACTATTCAGAAATAGCAACTTATTATCGTCCAGGACACGCTGATTTGACTTATGATATGAAATATGGTTTTAGAGATTATCGAGGTGGAGGACGTTCTTCAGGTAGAGAAACCATTGGACGTGTAGCAGGTGGTGCGATTGCCAAGAAAATTTTATCAGAGATAAATATAAAATTAACTACTTATGCTAGAACAATTGGTAATATATCTATAGACGACAATAATTTTAATGAAAATGAAATATGGAATAATGATTTATGCTTGCCAGATAAAAACAGGGTAGAAAAAGTTGAAAAGCACTTACTAGATTTAATTAAAAATGGTAACTCTTGTGGTGGAATCATAGAATGTAAAATAAATAATATCCCATCCGGTCTTGGTGAACCTGTTTTTGATAGACTAGATGCTGAATTAGCAAAATCCGTTATGTCTATAGGAAGCATTAAAGGTGTTGAAATTGGAAATGGTTTCACTGCTGCATCTTTGACAGGATTAGAAAATAATGATTTCTACAATTATAGTGATGATAGGTTAATAAAAGAAACTAATAATGCGGGTGGCATATTAGGAGGTATCAGTGATGGCTCACAAGTAATATTAAGAGCAGCTGTTAAACCTACTCCATCGATAAAATCTACTCAGCGCACAGTCAATAAAGATAAGAATAACATAGATATCAATATAAAAGGTAGACATGACCCAATTATTGTTCCTAGAGCTGTTATTGTAGTAGAATCAATGGTAGCGATAACTCTTGTTGATATGTTATTTCGAAATATGAATAGCAAAATGGATAACATCAAAAAATTATATTTAGATTAA
- a CDS encoding Fur family transcriptional regulator, whose amino-acid sequence MDFNNVINILKNKGYKLTNQRKIIIEALYFSNKPISMEEWLQYTKNKNPNINLSTIYRNIDVLEDLGLLSKIRPKDENVKYALNLSEKHSHFLICKGCGKAEEIECCLSKEFQKIIDDKEFDLIEHNLELYGYCKECHNKLKKS is encoded by the coding sequence ATGGATTTTAATAATGTCATAAATATATTAAAAAACAAAGGTTACAAGTTAACTAATCAAAGAAAAATAATAATAGAAGCATTATACTTTAGTAACAAACCGATATCTATGGAAGAGTGGTTGCAATATACCAAGAATAAGAATCCCAATATAAATCTTTCTACAATCTATAGAAATATAGATGTGCTGGAAGACCTAGGATTACTTAGTAAAATAAGGCCTAAAGATGAAAACGTTAAATATGCACTTAATCTTAGTGAAAAACATTCTCATTTTCTTATTTGTAAAGGATGTGGTAAAGCAGAAGAAATAGAGTGTTGCCTTAGTAAAGAATTCCAGAAAATTATAGATGACAAGGAATTTGATTTAATAGAACACAATCTAGAATTATACGGATACTGTAAAGAATGCCATAATAAATTAAAGAAATCATAA
- a CDS encoding metal ABC transporter solute-binding protein, Zn/Mn family, with amino-acid sequence MKKYILLVISIIIVLTGCSNKDTKEEKINIAVSIGPEEAFVNSVVGDKGTITTVIPSGFSPANYQPSPKELAKISDADLYFSIGVAAENNILPKIVNDNTNVISLKDATIDKYPLLYLDNHSHDDEKDDEHADPHIWMSPKRVISMIKAIKESLCDIDPDNKEYYSTNADEYIDELEELDKYIIETINNSKFKNFIIYHPSLGYFANDYGLEMVVIEEDGKNATIETITKVINFANEHDIKVVFYQQEFDSKQANVIAEEINGKVISLDILSKDYINNFKKLVDTFVSSY; translated from the coding sequence ATGAAAAAATATATATTATTAGTGATATCCATAATAATTGTACTGACAGGATGCTCTAATAAGGATACAAAAGAAGAAAAAATCAATATAGCTGTCTCTATAGGTCCAGAAGAAGCTTTTGTCAACTCTGTAGTTGGAGATAAAGGTACTATTACTACAGTTATACCATCTGGTTTTAGCCCTGCTAACTATCAGCCTTCTCCTAAAGAGTTAGCGAAAATAAGTGATGCTGATTTGTATTTCTCTATTGGTGTAGCAGCTGAAAATAATATTTTACCTAAGATTGTTAACGATAATACGAATGTAATATCACTTAAAGATGCCACCATAGATAAGTACCCTTTACTCTATTTAGATAACCATTCACATGATGATGAGAAAGATGATGAACATGCAGATCCACATATTTGGATGTCACCTAAAAGAGTAATATCTATGATAAAGGCTATCAAAGAATCATTATGTGATATTGATCCAGATAATAAAGAGTATTATTCAACTAACGCAGATGAATATATAGATGAATTAGAAGAACTTGATAAATATATAATTGAGACAATTAACAACTCGAAATTCAAAAATTTCATTATATACCATCCTTCTTTAGGATATTTCGCCAATGACTACGGACTTGAAATGGTTGTCATTGAAGAAGATGGAAAAAACGCAACTATTGAAACAATAACCAAAGTCATTAATTTTGCTAATGAACATGATATAAAAGTAGTATTCTATCAGCAAGAATTCGATAGCAAACAAGCTAATGTTATTGCAGAAGAAATTAACGGCAAAGTCATTTCATTAGATATATTATCAAAAGACTATATAAATAATTTCAAAAAATTAGTTGATACATTCGTATCTTCATATTAA
- a CDS encoding metal ABC transporter ATP-binding protein, which translates to MALLKINNLSVYYNDYIALQNINLEVNKNDYIGIIGPNGSGKTTLLKSIIGDITPDSGKIILEPNTIIGYVPQFSTFNKEFPITVFEVILSGTLPTDCKLFHHYRENDRTKVTLVIDKLKIGKLADKQINQLSGGQLQKVLLARALVTNPDILLLDEPTASLDTDAKEEIYNILSSLNKEITIIMVSHDIGMIKHKVKTFACLNKTMHVHENDETIDPWHFEDLFYKKGN; encoded by the coding sequence ATGGCATTATTAAAAATCAACAACCTATCAGTATATTATAATGATTATATAGCATTGCAAAATATTAATCTTGAAGTCAATAAAAACGATTATATCGGGATTATTGGTCCTAATGGTAGTGGTAAAACAACTCTTCTAAAATCAATCATAGGCGATATAACTCCTGATAGCGGTAAAATAATACTCGAGCCCAATACTATTATAGGATATGTTCCTCAATTCTCCACATTCAATAAAGAGTTCCCTATAACCGTATTTGAAGTTATTTTGAGTGGTACTCTACCGACTGATTGTAAATTATTCCATCATTATAGAGAGAATGATAGAACCAAAGTTACTTTAGTAATTGATAAATTAAAAATCGGTAAACTTGCTGACAAACAAATAAATCAGTTATCTGGAGGACAGTTACAAAAAGTTCTGCTAGCTAGAGCTTTAGTTACTAATCCAGATATTCTTCTTCTGGATGAACCAACCGCAAGTCTAGATACTGATGCAAAAGAAGAAATATACAATATTCTCTCTTCATTAAATAAAGAAATAACCATAATTATGGTCAGTCATGATATAGGTATGATAAAACACAAGGTCAAAACATTTGCATGTCTTAATAAAACGATGCATGTCCATGAAAATGATGAGACAATAGATCCTTGGCATTTCGAAGATTTATTTTATAAGAAAGGAAATTAA
- a CDS encoding metal ABC transporter permease has translation MLEAICRYQFMQNAIISIILASIVCGIIGTIVVEKKLVMMSGGIAHASFGGIGLGFLLGFEPIVGGLGFAILSAIAIVSIKRKTNTSSDTIIAMLWSLGMALGILFISLTEGYPPDMTTYLFGDILTVTTKDIFLMIILTLFILISSFALFNYIKSYLFDETFLSSKGVNTTFLEYFLFILIALSIVILIKVVGIILVITLLTVPPAISKLITYKFNTIILLSSVIGMILCFLGLVFSFYFNIPSGATIIILSSITYLITVIIRSTKRIRS, from the coding sequence ATGTTAGAAGCAATATGTAGATATCAATTTATGCAAAATGCCATTATAAGTATTATATTGGCAAGTATCGTATGTGGTATAATCGGAACGATTGTAGTAGAAAAAAAACTAGTAATGATGAGTGGCGGTATAGCTCATGCCTCTTTTGGGGGTATTGGACTGGGTTTTTTACTAGGATTTGAACCAATTGTAGGGGGTCTTGGATTTGCCATATTATCAGCTATTGCTATCGTCAGCATCAAAAGAAAAACCAATACCTCATCTGATACTATTATAGCCATGCTCTGGTCTCTTGGAATGGCACTAGGAATACTTTTCATTTCTCTAACTGAAGGTTATCCTCCAGACATGACAACCTACCTTTTTGGAGATATATTAACAGTCACTACAAAAGATATATTTTTAATGATCATTTTGACACTTTTTATTTTAATAAGTTCATTTGCCCTATTTAATTATATCAAAAGTTATTTATTTGACGAAACTTTTCTAAGTAGTAAAGGTGTAAACACTACTTTTTTAGAGTACTTTCTATTTATTCTTATTGCACTAAGTATCGTAATCTTAATTAAAGTTGTAGGAATAATATTAGTTATAACTTTACTTACAGTACCACCTGCGATATCCAAATTAATTACATATAAATTCAACACTATAATACTACTATCTTCAGTAATAGGAATGATTTTGTGCTTTTTGGGACTTGTATTCTCATTTTATTTTAATATACCTTCTGGTGCTACAATTATCATATTATCAAGTATAACATATCTTATTACAGTTATAATCAGATCAACCAAAAGGATACGCTCTTAA
- a CDS encoding GntR family transcriptional regulator — MNIIISNSSSDPIYLQITNQLKKYIITGDLKETEPLPSIRKLAKELQISVITTKRAYEELEKEGFVESVRGKGFYVALKNKDLIREKKMQMIESKLGKIIDESKLLGLTIDEFIEIIRLLYE, encoded by the coding sequence TTGAATATAATTATATCTAATTCCAGCTCAGATCCAATTTATTTACAAATTACTAATCAACTAAAAAAATATATAATTACAGGGGATTTAAAAGAGACAGAGCCTCTCCCATCTATACGAAAATTAGCCAAAGAACTTCAAATAAGTGTTATCACCACAAAGCGAGCTTACGAAGAACTTGAAAAAGAAGGATTTGTTGAATCAGTTAGAGGAAAAGGCTTTTATGTAGCATTGAAAAATAAAGATCTGATTAGAGAAAAGAAAATGCAAATGATTGAAAGTAAGCTTGGTAAAATCATTGATGAAAGTAAATTACTTGGATTGACAATTGATGAGTTTATAGAAATTATACGATTATTATATGAATAG
- a CDS encoding ABC transporter ATP-binding protein: MENVIEIKNVTKNYSDFKLDNININIKKGFITGFIGPNGAGKSTTIKLIMNLIRKDSGLINIFGLDNTNHDREIKSRIGFVYDECCFYENLKIISNEKVISAFYKDWDHKKFISYLKRFELNPNKRVKRLSKGMKTKFAIAIALSHNADLLIMDEPTAGLDPIFRRELLDILYDLIQDENKSIFFSTHITSDLDKIADYITFINKGQIVFSKSTDVINDNYKIIKGNKELLSEIDKQYIIGINKNRYGFDALTTNSSKLIEKYQDSICIENANLEDIMVYYIKKGEL, encoded by the coding sequence ATGGAAAATGTAATAGAAATTAAAAATGTCACCAAAAATTATTCCGATTTTAAATTAGATAACATTAACATTAATATTAAAAAAGGGTTTATTACAGGATTTATCGGTCCTAATGGAGCTGGAAAAAGTACAACTATAAAATTAATCATGAATCTAATAAGAAAAGATTCAGGTCTAATTAATATCTTTGGTCTTGATAATACTAACCATGACAGAGAAATAAAATCTAGAATCGGTTTTGTATATGATGAATGCTGTTTCTACGAAAATCTCAAAATAATTAGTAACGAAAAGGTGATATCAGCATTTTATAAAGATTGGGACCACAAGAAATTTATTTCATATTTAAAAAGATTCGAACTTAATCCTAATAAAAGAGTGAAAAGACTATCAAAAGGGATGAAAACAAAATTTGCCATAGCTATTGCTTTATCTCATAATGCGGATTTGTTAATAATGGATGAACCCACTGCTGGTCTTGATCCAATTTTCAGAAGAGAATTATTAGATATCCTTTATGACCTTATTCAAGATGAAAATAAAAGTATATTCTTTTCAACACATATAACTTCTGATTTAGACAAAATTGCAGACTATATTACTTTTATAAATAAAGGTCAAATTGTTTTTTCTAAATCAACGGATGTCATAAATGACAATTACAAAATTATAAAAGGTAATAAAGAACTATTATCCGAAATTGATAAACAATATATTATTGGAATAAATAAAAACAGATATGGATTTGACGCTCTAACAACCAATTCTTCTAAATTAATAGAAAAATACCAAGATTCAATTTGCATTGAAAATGCTAACCTTGAAGATATCATGGTTTACTATATAAAAAAGGGTGAATTATAG